In Miscanthus floridulus cultivar M001 chromosome 5, ASM1932011v1, whole genome shotgun sequence, one genomic interval encodes:
- the LOC136451012 gene encoding protein root UVB sensitive 1, chloroplastic-like, translating to MSMPQSFLLLPSFLPPASLVRVASRPPSSPSFTALRFHRVDAKLSPPLLAASHSPPGGFCGYGDSGGSDGGSGGDGGRGMDSPDPGDGWRRRWLQALHPEFLLLFLLLQSGAASALAEALGNSGDDAGGVWEVRGGTRTRLVPDPAWTSYLIAGDDGSKREDEDEKAGGGPENLAALRRQLGRSWRRCTDVAVQLLLPDGYPHSVSSDYLNYSLWRGVQGVASQISGVLSTQALLYAVGLGKGAIPTAAAVNWVLKDGLGYLSKIMLSKFGRHFDVNPKGWRLFADFLENMAYGLEILTPVFPHLFVPIGAAAGAGRSAASLIQAATRSCFYAGFAVQRNFAEVIAKGEAQGMVSKFVGIGLGIALANHIGSSVPLALISFAGITAVHMYCNLKSYQSIQLRTLNPYRASLVFSEYLLSGQVPSVKEVNDEEPLFFNLSLGASRQQSKILSAEAKDAADRICWRLQMGSKLSEIIESKEDACALFDLYKNEQYLLMDYKGKFCIVLKEGSSPEDMLKSLFHVSYLYWLERYMGFKPSNVASECSPCGRLQVSLDYAQREFSHVKHDGSDGGWVMDGLIARPLPVRIRIGDGTP from the exons ATGTCCATGCCGCaatccttcctcctcctcccctccttttTACCCCCAGCTTCCCTCGTTCGCGTCGCCTCGCGGCCGCCGTCGTCACCATCCTTCACCGCCCTCAGATTCCACCGCGTCGACGCCAAGCTTTCCCCGCCACTCCTCGCGGCATCCCACAGTCCTCCCGGCGGCTTCTGCGGTTATGGTGACTCCGGCGGCAGCGATGGAGGAAGTGGAGGTGATGGCGGGAGAGGAATGGATTCTCCTGACCCCGGAgacgggtggcggcggcggtggctccagGCCCTCCACCCGGAGTTCCTCCTCCTGTTCCTGCTCCTCCAGTCCGGCGCCGCGTCCGCACTCGCTGAGGCCCTCGGCAACTCCGGAGATGACGCGGGGGGCGTGTGGGAGGTGAGGGGCGGCACGCGCACTCGCCTCGTGCCGGACCCAGCCTGGACCTCCTATCTCATCGCTGGGGACGATGGATCGAAGCGGGAGGACGAGGATGAAAAGGCGGGAGGCGGCCCTGAGAACCTGGCCGCCCTGCGGAGGCAGCTGGGGCGGTCGTGGCGGCGGTGCACCGATGTTGCTGTCCAGCTGCTGCTCCCCGACGGATACCCTCATAGCGTCAGCAGCGACTACCTGAACTACTCGCTCTGGCGCGGCGTGCAGGGCGTGGCGAGCCAGATCAGCGGGGTACTTTCCACGCAG GCTCTGCTCTATGCGGTTGGGTTAGGGAAAGGAGCGATACCCACTGCTGCTGCGGTGAATTGGGTGCTGAAAGATGGGCTCGGGTACCTTAGCAAGATCATGTTGTCAAAATTCGGACGCCATTTTGATGTTAACCCCAAAGGGTGGCGGCTATTTGCTGATTTTCTGGAGAATATGGCTTATGGGCTGGAGATTCTGACTCCAGTGTTCCCTCACCTGTTTGTTCCAATTGGGGCGGCCGCTGGTGCTGGTCGCTCAGCAGCTTCTTTGATACAG GCTGCCACCAGAAGTTGCTTTTATGCTGGATTTGCAGTACAAAGAAACTTTGCTGAG GTTATTGCAAAGGGTGAAGCACAAGGAATGGTTAGCAAATTTGTTGGCATAGGGCTTGGCATTGCATTGGCTAATCACATTGGCTCATCTGTACCATTAGCTCTTATTTCGTTTGCTGGAATTACTGCAGTTCACATGTATTGCAACCTCAAGTCGTATCAATCAATCCAGCTCAGAACACTGAATCCTTACCGTGCAA GCTTGGTGTTTAGTGAATATCTGTTAAGTGGACAAGTTCCATCAGTCAAAGAAGTTAATGATGAGGAACCTCTTTTCTTCAATCTGTCACTTGGTGCTTCACGTCAA CAAAGCAAGATTTTGTCAGCGGAAGCAAAAGATGCTGCAGACAGAATATGCTGGCGGTTACAAATGGGTTCTAAGCTTAGTGAAATAATTGAGAGTAAAGAAGATGCTTGTGCATTGTTTGATCTTTACAAAAATGAGCAATATCTGCTTATGGATTACAAGGGAAAATTTTGT ATTGTACTTAAAGAGGGATCTTCTCCAGAAGACATGCTCAAATCTTTGTTCCATGTTAGCTATTTGTATTGGCTAGAAAGGTATATGGGTTTCAAACCAAGTAATGTTGCCTCAGAGTGTAGTCCTTGTGGAAGGCTTCAAGTATCCCTGGATTATGCTCAGAGGGAATTCAGCCATGTCAAACATGATGGTTCTGATGGTGGCTGGGTTATGGATGGTCTGATTGCGAGGCCCTTGCCCGTTAGAATACGAATAGGAGATGGTACTCCTTAG